From Erythrobacter sp. YJ-T3-07:
GAGCAGTCGGAGCGGCTCGGCACGCGCCTGCGCGAGGGGCTGGACGCCGCAGCGAAGAAGCACGGCTTCACCCTGCGCCAGTCGGGGCCGGTCCAGATGCCGCAGATCATGTTCGCCGACGATGCCGATTTCAGCGTCGGCTATGCGTGGACGCAGGAAATGCTCGCCCGCGGGTTCTACCTGCATCCCTGGCACAACATGTTCCTGTGCGCGGCGATGACCGAGAGCGATATCGAGGACACGATCGCCGCCGCCGATGATGCCTTCGCCGCGCTGGCGGGCAAGCTTGACGAGATCCCGCCGCACCCGCTGATGACCGCAATGGCTGCGGCTTCGGCATAATGGCTGCGCCGCTGGATCTGCTGTGCGTCGGCCTTACCACGCTCGACATCACGGTTCGCCCGGTGGAGTCGCTGCCCGAGGGCGAGGCGGGGCAGATCGTCGAGAAGATCGCGCTTTCTCCCGCCGGGACCGCAGGGGGCACGGCCTTCGTCGCGCAGACGCTGGGCCTGCGTACAGCACTGTCTTCGGCTGTCGGCGACGATCCGCAGGGGCAGATCGTGCGCTCGATGCTGGAGGACGCGGGAGTCGATACGAGCATGCTCGCGGTCGATCCCAACTGGCCGACATCGACCACGGTCCTGCCCATCCGTCCCAATGGCGATCGCCCCAACTGGCACATGATGGGGGCCAGCGTGTTCGCGCCGGTCGGCGAAGCGGAACGGGCCGCGCTCGATCGCACGCGCAACGTGCACTGGGCGGGCGTGGGCTTTCCCGGCACGATGGGGAAGGGCGCGGACTTCCTGCGGGAGGCGCAGGCGCGCGGTCTGTTCACCACGTGCGACCTGATCGCACCGACGGAAGCTGCGCAGACCGATCTCGATGTGCTGCTGCCGCATGTCGACCTGTTCATGCCCAGCCTTGCCGAGTTGAGCGCGCTCGCGGGGACCGATGATCCGGTCGAGGGCGCGCGCCGCTTCATGGCACGCGGCGCGAAAGGCTGCCTCGTCAAGCTGGGCGGCGATGGCGCGCTGCTCGTCCTGCCCGAAGAGCAGATCCACGCGGCTGCGCACCGGATCGATCCGGTCGATACGACAAGTTGCGGCGACAGCCTATGCGCCGGATATATCGCGGGCCGCGCCCGTGGCTTCGATCAGGCGGACGCGCTGCGTTTCGGTGTCGCGACCGCGGCGCAGGTCGCGCTCGGCGTGGGGACGCTCGGCGTGCTCGAGAATTACGATGCGACCCTTGCATTCATGCGCGAAACGCCGGTGAAGGACTACAGCCGATGACCGAAGACGATGCCCGCCAGCAGCTGGTCGATGCGATGCGCACGCTCGATGCGCGGGGGCTCAACCGCGGGACCTCGGGCAATATCTCGATGCGGTTCGGCTCGGGGATGTTCGTGACGCCGTCGGGCGTGACGCCGGATCGCCTGACGCCCGAGCTGATGGTGTTCGTCGACGGCGATGGCAGCGTTGCGCAAGGATCGGCCCGCCCGTCGAGCGAGTGGCGCATGCACATGGGGCTGTACCAGCGCCGCGCCGATGCGAACGCGATCGTGCATTGCCACGCGCGCTATTCAACGATCCTCGCCTGTGCCCACCGTGAAATTCCGCCGCTGCATTACATGGTCGCGGTGAGCGGCGCGGCCAACGTGCCCGTCGCCCCCTACGCGACCTTCGGCAGCGAGGCGCTTGCCGATGGCGTCGCCGAGACGCTCGACGGGCGTTATGCCTGCCTGATGGCCAACCATGGCCTGATCGCACTGGCGCCCGCGCTCCCTCTGGCGATGGCGATCGCCGAGGAGATCGAGGAGCAGGCCGCGGTCTATTGCGGAACGCTCTCGCTGGGTGGCCCGAAACTGCTCGAAGAGGACGAGATGGAACGGATCATCGGGGCCTTCCGGCAATACGGCCAGAAGGACGCCGAGGGCTGAAGGGTTTTTCGAGACGCCCGCAGGTGTGAAAGAGCACATGCGCAAGGCCTGACAGTGTAGTTCGTCCATTGCGCTGTCCTACATGCTGTGTCCGCGCTAGACTGGCATGCGATCATCCCGCTGCGATAGGCGTTGCGGCTTTGCGGGGCGGGCCAGCAGGGAGGAGACGTTTTCTCCTCCCTGGACACTGTGTCAGGTGTGTCAGGCCGAGGGCGTCAGGGTTTCCAGTATTGGCGGAAGCTGGAGCGCGGATCGCTCTCCACCCGCAGGTCTTCGTCGAAGATCAGCGTCGTGCGCTCGGGCGGGGAGTAGGGCTTCCATTGAGGAATGCGCTCGTTGTTGGGGTCGCCATTGGCAGCGAAGGCCGCCCAGCTCGATGCGATGGCCGCGGCGAGTTCGTTGGCCTCCTTGCTCGAGCCGTTGAGCGCGCCGCGCGTGTTGTAGAGGCTGGGCGCGACGTCGATCCCGTGGACCGCGCCGAAGCGGCCGTCCGCCGCCGGGCTCGGCTGGGTCCACAGATAGGTCCAGACCGGCGCGCCGCCCTGCTTGGCCTTGAGCTCGGCCTGCGCGAAGGCCGACTTGCGGAAGGTAAGGTCGGACTCGAGCCGCGCGGCGAGCAGGAAGGGCGGGGCGTCCGGGTCTTCGGCGCGATAGGCGGCGACCGCTTCGGCAGCCCTGTCGCCCAGATGCTTGCGGGCGAACTGCGTCAGGCGCGCCTCGTCCATCGCGAAGTCGCCCATGCGGTAGGCCCGCTCGTCGAGCACGGAGGACACGATCATCGGCACGTCGGCGGATACGGCGGGCGCATCCGGATCCCACGGGTGGCGGGGCAGGGCGATTCCATCGACGACGGGCGCGAAGGATCGCGGTGCCTCGCCCTTGGCGCGGTCCGCGGCCTCCAGCTTGGCCTGCGTTTCAAGGAGGACGGTCCACGGCACCTCCTGCAGCTTGCGGAAGTCGCCTGGTGCGATCTCCAGCGCGTCCATCAGCCGTTTCGCGGTCGCGCTCGCCATTTCGGGCGGCATCATCCGCAGGGCAGAGCCGCTCATCACGCCCGCGCGGTGGAACAGGCCCTTGCCGCCGGGCATCGCCATCAGCACGCTGGTCTTCGCCCCGCCGCCCGACTGGCCGTAGACCAGCACACGGGCAGGATCGCCGCCGAACGCCGCGACATTCTCGCGCACCCAGCCGAGCGCGGCGACGATGTCCTGCATCCCCACCGTGCCCGAAGTGGCGAACTCCTCGCCCCCGAACTCGGCGAGGTGGAGGAAGCCGAACGCGCCGAGGCGATGGTTGATCGCGATCACCACGCTGTCGGTGAAGCGCGCCATCGCCTCCCCATCCATGCCGACCGAGTTGCCCGATCCGGAATAGAACCCGCCGCCGTGCAGCACCACGATCACCGGCTTCTTCGCGTTCGGGTCGAGCCCGGGCGACCACAGGTTGAGCGACAGGTTGTCCTCCCCCATGCCCGAAGGATTGCGATCGACCATGATCAGGTCGGCATAGACATGACGGCGGTCGCCCGGGATTTGCGGGGCAACGTCGGTCCAGTGCAGCGCATCACGCACGCCTGCCCAGGGTTCGACCGGTTGCGGCGGCATGAAGCGGTTCGCGCCGCTCGTGTCGGCGGCATAGCTCACGCCCCGGAAAATCGAGACCCCGCCCGATTCCAGCCCGCGCAGCTTGCCCTGCGCCGTCTCCACAACCGGGAACATGCCCGCCGCGAATGCTGGCCGTGCCATGGCGGTAGCGCCGAGCGCGAGTGCCGATCCGAGTGTCTGTCGCCGCGTCATCATCCCCGAGTCTCCCTGTGTCGTTTGTGCTGACACTAGAACCAATTGGACTTGCGTGTTAAGCCCTTTTCGTAAATGCGGTATGCCTTCAAGGTCCGGTTAAACTGGGTGAATAGTTTTTGTTCAAATGCCGGGTTCCTTGATATGTGCGGTCTGATGAGTGGGAGAGGCGGGATCTGGAGCGATTGCACATCACGCGGCGGAGTGCGCTTGCCGGGGCGGCTGCGCTGATGGCGGCGTCGACCTTGCGTGCGCAGCATCCGGCTGGCGGCCGGCTTGCGCCCATGGCCGATTCGCCCCAGCGGGTGTGGGTGAAGGCGAACCTGCGCGGGTTGATGAACCTGTTCCTGCCGACGTTCCGCGAGGATGGGCGCACGCTGGACGAGGACGCGATCCGCCACGATGTGCGCCACGCGATCGCGCAGGGCTTTTCAGGCACGCTACCGATGATCAACTGGACGCTCCCCGGCGACCCACGGTGGACGCAGTTCCATCGCATCCTGATCGACGAGGCGGGCGATGACCTGCCGGTCCACGGCATCATCGCCGGCGGCAAGGTGGAATCGGACCTTCGCCTGCTCGGCGCGCTGGAGGAACTGGGTACACAGCTGGTGCTGCTCGCCTCGACTTTTCCAGCCGATAGCAGCGCCGACCAGCTGCACGATCTGATGGCGCAGCGGATTACCGCCACGCAGCTTCCGGTCATGCTCTATGCCGCAACCGGGCGGCGCGCGTTTCCGGCGCTTGGCCCGGCAGGTCAGCCGCTCAATGTGTACGACCGGATTGCCGACCTCCACAACGTGGTGGCGGTGAAGATCTCGCAGCCGGTATCGCTGACGTCGACCATGCAGCTGTGCCAGCGACTGGGCGACCGTCTTTCGATGGGGCCGGTCAATCTCGATTTCCTCCCGCTGCTGGCGCGTCATTTCGACATAAGCTGGAGCGGGCAGTGGAATGCCGAGGCGGTGCAGACCCCTGCACAGCCAATCGGCAGGCGCTGGCTCGCCGCCTCTGCCGCAGGCGACATGGCGCAGGTCGATGCGCTGGCCCGTCAGATACAGCCTGCGCTGTCGCACTTCTTTGCGATGCAGGCTCCGGTGATCCGCGCGGGCGGGCATCCGTGGCAGCACAGCCGCTATTACCAGTGGCTCTCGGACGGCAATGGCGGGTTGCTTCCGCATGATCCCCTTGCGCCGGACGGAGCGATCCCCGTGCTCGATGCCAAGGCACGCGCCGCGATGCGTGCGGCCTACCGCGCGTCGGGCCTCGAGCCGACCGATGCGCCCGAAGAGCAATTCGTGGTCGGCCGTGCGGCGTGGGCGCGCGGCGTGCGCGCCTCCGACCTGACCGCGCTGCCATACTATTCGCAAGATTGAGACAACAGGGAGAGGGGAATGACGATCCGCAAACTTTGGGCGGGCCTTGCCACCGCCGCCGCGCTCGGGCTGTCGGCCTGCGCGACCACGGGTGCAGACACGCCCGCTGCGCAGGCCAATAACGCGCCGCTCCTTTGGACAAGCTATGGCCCGGTGGTCGGCTCGCGCGAGGGTGAAAACGGGGAGGTCAACGTCTTCCGCGGCGTTCGCTACGCGGCATCGACCGAGGGGCGGCGCTTCCAGCGCGCGGCGGATCCGGAGCCGTGGTCGCAGCCGCTGGAGGCAACCCGATTCGGCAGCGAATGCCCGCAGATCCCGTCGCCCGATGTGCCCGTCTTCGCCTCGTGGGCGAACACGGTCGGCACCAATGAAGACTGCCTGTTCCTCAACGTCTGGACGCGTGGCCTTGGCGACGGAAAGAAGCGCCCGATCATGGTCTGGCTTCACGGCGGCGGCTACGTCACCGGTTCGGGTTCGAGCAACGGGTATGATGGATCGCGGCTGGCGGAGCGGGGCGATGTGGTCGTGGTCACGCTCAACCACCGGCTCAACGCGCTGGGCTATTCGTACCTCGGCGGGCTGACCGACGATCCGAAATATGCCGATAGCGGCAACTTGGGCAGTCTCGATATCGTCAGGGCGCTTGAATGGGTGCGTGACCATGCGGACGCGATCGGCGGCGATGCCGGTAACGTCACGATCTTCGGCGAATCGGGCGGTGCCGCCAAGGTCTCCACCCTGATGGCGATGGAGGGTGCGCGCGGGCTGTTCCAGCGCGCCATCGCGCAGTCGGGATCGATGTCGCTCTCCGGCTTCACCCCGCGCGTGGGCACGCCGCTGGCGAAGGATCTGATGGCCACCGCCGGTGCCTCCAGCGTGGAAGAACTCGCCGCCATGCCGATCGAGGACTTCATCGCGGCGATGATGAAATCGCGCAGCCGCGGCGCGTTCTATCGCCCGGTGGTGGATGGCCGATCGCTGACCCGCCAGCCTTACGCGCCCGATGCCAATCCGGTGAGCGCCGACATTCCGCTGCTGGTCGGCACCAATAACAACGAGATGCGCCTGCAGGGCGGCCTCGGCAGTCCGGAGAACTTTGCGCTGACATGGGAACAGCTTCCGGCGAAGCTCAAGGCGTTTGCCGGGGATGCGGACGTGGAAGAGGTGATCGCAGGCATGCGCGCGGCGCATCCCGATTACGACGCGAGCGACGTGTTCTTCCAGGTCGCGACCTTCCGCAATTATCGCGGCACCGCGCTGTTGCAGGCAGAGCGCAAGAGCGAGCAGTCCGCTCCGGTCTACATGTATAGGCTCGACTGGAAGACCCCGGTCGAAGGCGGGCGGCTGGAGACGCCGCACGCGCTCGATATCGCCTTCGTGTTCGACAATGTCGCGCGCTCGACCAGCTATACCGGGCCCGAGATGGCGGAGACCCAGCGGATGGCCGACCTGATGGCCGATGCGTGGATCGCTTTCGCGCGCACCGGCAATCCGAACACACCGGCGCTTCCGCAATGGCCGACCTACGACATGCAGACCCGCGCGACGATGATCTTCGATCTCGATCCGCAGGTGGTGCAGGACCCGGACGGGGAAGAGCGCGAACTGCTCCAGCGGCTGCTGCCCGAGGGGCGCGGGCTCTAGGGCCTGACGATTGGAGGAGCGCGGCCCTTGGGCGCCGCGCTCCTCCTCAGCCTGCGGTGGCTGCCGCGCCCATCTGCATGATCTCGATCTCGTGGCCCTCGGGCGCGCGAACGAAGGCGATCCGCGCGGGGCCGAATTGAACGGTCTCGCCCTTCTGCTTCGCTCCGGCGGCAAGCGCGCGGGCCAGGTCGGCATCGAGATCGCGTGAGACCATGCCCACCGGGCCGTAGCCGTTGCCGGTGTCGATCGCGCGGCCATCCTTCCAGTGGAACAGGACGATCGTGGTCGAACCCTTCGCGCCGGTCATCACGTGTTCGCGGAAGTTCGGCGTGTCGACCGTGTCGGCGTGCTTCAGGCCGAACCCGCTTTCGAAGAAGGCGGTCGCGGCGTCGATGTCGGCCACCGTCAGTTTGACGAAGGTGAACAGGGCGGGCTTGGTCGTGCTCATTGAGAGTCCTTTCGTGCATCACTTCTGGGTCGCATCAGGCTCTCCTGCGCGACGGTGGCAACCATCCGGCCATCGAGATCGTAGAAGTGCCCGCGATTGAGGCCCCGCGCGTGGCCTGCCCACGGGCTCTCGGTCGCGAACAGGTGCCACTGGTCGAAATCGGGCGTCTCGTGAAACCACACCGCATGGTCGAGCGAGGCGGCCTGTACGCGATCGCTGCCGGGCCGGATGCCGTGCGGGAGCAGCGCATTGCGCAGGAACATCATGTCCGACGCATAGCCAAGCAGCGCGCGCTGGAGCAGCGGATCGGCCCCGGTCGGCTCGCGCATCCGCATCCACACCGCGGTCTTCGCTTCGCGTCCTTCGGAACCGAACAGCAGCCCCGGATCGATCGGGACGATCTCTATCGGGCGCTTCTGCAACCGCTCGACGATCGGGACGCTCGCCGCCTTGGCATTGCCTTTGCGCCATGCCTCCAGCCCGGCCAGCGCCGCGTCGATGTCGAGCGGGAAGGGCGCAAGGGCGGTGTGCCGGAACCCGTCCTCCTCGACATGGAACGACACGGTCATGGTGAAGATGAGGCGGTCGTCCTGAAAGCCGTCGACCCGGCGCACCGCGAAGCTGCGTCCGGAAGATAGCTGGGTGACGGTGTAGCGGACGGGATGCGCGCTCGATCCGGCCTTCAGGAAATGGGCATGCAGGGAATGGGGCAGGCGGGCGCCATCCTCCACCGCCGATGCCGCGAGCAGCGCCTGCGCAATGGCGTGGCCGCCAAACAGGCGCGGCCCCATGGCCGGGCCGGAGCGCCCTTCGAAAGTCGCGGTATCGACCGCTTCGAGCGCAAGGATTTTGACAAGATCGACGATGTTGAGCCTCCCCCAAGTTCTCCATACCGGATATTCAGCCATGCCGCCGATAGCAAGCCGCTGCGGCGAAATGTGCCAAACTTCGCTTTGCAGGGGCTTTCGTTCACCACCGTTGACACTGTAACAACTAGTGTGACAATGTACGACGGGCAACGCAGGGAGAAGCTGATGACCTATACCAAGGGCCGGATCGTGAACGATGCCGATTCACACACGATGGAAACGCAGGACTGGCTCGCCGCCCATCTCGAAGGCGAGTACAAGGAGATGTATTCGCAGGTCTATTCGAAGCGCGAGGGCGGCGACCGGATCGTCAAGATGATCGACGCCGCCAAGGCGCGCAAGAGCGACCCCGAAGCACGCGCCAAGGCGCTGGAGAACCCCATTGAAGGTGCCAAAGGCTGGCTAGGCTATGGCGGGTTCGACAAGGAGGAACGCGTCGAAGCGCTCGATTGGCTTGGCTTCCAGAGCCAGCTGGTCTTTCCCACCTTCGGGCTGGGGGCGATCACCAGGGCGGAGAGCGACGACCAGCGCTATGCCGCGGCTACCGCGCTGAACAAGGCGCAGCAGGAATTCTGCGATGCCGACGCGCGCATGGACTGCGTCGCCTTCACCCCGCTCGACGATCCCGAGCGCGGCCTTGCCGAGGCGAAGCGCGCGGTGAGCGCGGGTGCGAAAGCAGTGATGTTCAGCGCCGGGCCGGCGGGCGACAAGAGCCCCGGGCACCCCGATTTCGATCCGTTCTGGCAGTTCCTGCAGGACAACAAAATCCCCTTCATGCTGCATATCGGCCCGGGCACGAAGACCCAGCCGACCAAGTTCCGCAACAATGGGCGCGAGCGTGCGGCGGACCTGCACGGCGGGGGCGAGAACCTGCGTTTTCCGGACTTCATGTGCCTGTGGTACGCGCCGCAGGAATTCCTCACCGCGATGGTCTATGACGGCGTGTTCCAGCGCTTTCCCGATCTGCGCGGTGGCGTGATCGAGAGCGGGGCGGGCTGGGTGCCCGAGTTTCTGCGCATGCTCGACCACGGCTGGTACTCGTTCAACAAGACCGACCAGTACCTGAAGGACATGGACCTGATGCCGTCGGAGTACCTCAAGCGCGCGGTCCGCTTCACGCCGTTCCCGAACGAGGACGTGGGCCACATGATCCGCGACTCAGCGCCCGAGCTCTACCTATTCTCCAGCGACTATCCGCACCCCGAGGGGACGAAGGACCCGTACGGCAAGTTCGAAGCCTCGCTCGAAGGGTTCGACGAGGAGGTGAAGGACATGTTCTACCGCACCAACTACGACCACATGATGTACCGCAAGAGCGAAGCGCTGGCGCAAGCGGCCGAGTAAGCTTCCTCTCATGTCGACTGGGGGAGCATCCGCGCGGTGCTCCCCCTTTTTTGCCCGTCGTCAGGCGCTTCCGAAGCGCATCAGCTCGATGATCGGATCGACGCTCTCGACGCTGTCCAGCCCGTCGCATAGCGCAACCAGACGGTCTGCCTTGCGCGTGCCCAGCACCGGTTCGACCAGTTCGTGGGCCTTCACTTCCACTTCGGCTTTCGACAGCGGGTGGGTGGGGAAGCCGGGAACATAGGGCACATAGCGTTCCTCGCGCGTCCCGTCCTTGCGGACCAGCGTGACCCGCGCGCTTTCGGTGCGGTCCTCGCCCTCGCCGGTCTCCTGCGCCTCGTCGCGCACCACCGTCACCTTGCGCGCGAAGGCCTGTGCCGCCGTGTCGCTCTCCTGCCGCTCGAGCGATTGCGCGGAGACGAAATCCAGCCGCCCGTCGAGCATTATGATCGCGGCGAGATAGGGGATGTTGAGCGCGGGCATGTTCGCGCGCTCGAAAGTCGCCGCCTCGCCGGGCATGGCCACGGTGATGCTCGCCACCTCGTCGGGCATCACGCTCTTGCGCAGGTCGAGCAGCGCGCGGATCGCGGGCTGTGTCGGCCCGCCCACGGGATAGCGTTTCATCGCTGAGAGCGACAATTCGTAATGCTCGTGCAGGCCATCGACCAGCGAGGCGTGGTTTGCGCCTTCGCCCTGGAATGCGCGCCAGCGGAACCAGGCGCTCTCGTTGTCGAAGCTGGCGGGTACGCCGGTGAAGCCAAGCTTCGCCATCATCGCTGCCTGCAACCCGTTGCGCGCGCCCATGCCGCCGAAGACGAAGGCTTTCTCCACGTGCCGCACGTCGAGCAGCCATTGCCACGAGCCCGATGCCTGCTGCGCGCAATAGGCCAGCATGTGATCGACCTGCCCCGCCGACAGCCCCAGCAACGGGGCGGCGGCTGCGGCTGCGCCGAAAGTGGGCGCGACGCCGTGGTTGGCGAGCCCTGCGAGATAGAGGTTGCGCGTGCCGATCGCCTTGGGGAGCCTGCCCGCGATCTCGTACCCCGCAGTCACCGCGCCGACCAGATCGGCACCGGTGCGCTTCTTGAGGCGCGCGGCCTCCAGCGCCGTGGGCACGATGGCGGGGCCCGGCTGGACATAGGCCGAGGGGATGAAGTCGTTGATCTCCGCCGCGTGCGCCGTCATCGCCGAGGCGAACACGGCATCGACCGGAGAGGCCGTCTCGCGCGATGCGAGGATCGGGCTCCCGCCGCCCGGCGACATGGCAACGGCATAACGGCGGCCAAGCTTTGCGGCTTCGAGCGGCTGGCAGGCCACGATCGCGGCGAGCGTATCGAGGACGTGGAGCCGCGCGCGCTCGCGGATTGCGGCGGGGATGGAATGGCTTGCCGCTCCGGCGATGTAGCCGGTCAGAGCGGGGGTGATCTCGCGCCATTCCGGTGCCCCGGAAACCGGCGCGACAGTCGCCTGGCGAGCGGCCAGCGCCGGGGCCGAGACTGCCAGCGCACCCGCCGCCGATCCCGCCTTGATAAGTCCGCGCCGTGTCATGCCCCTGTCGATACCCTCGCTCACCCCGGTTCTCCCTCTCTTGACGCGCAGGGTGCCGAGACGGCCTCTGACAGTCAAACCAATAGTAATGAAGCGTGGGAGAGTGGGCGTGGCGACCTTGCCAATTTCGTGAGTGCGCGGCACAGCGGGGGCATGGAAGCCATGCCGGCAGAGGGTGATCGCGAGCAGCAACTGCTCGACGCAGCGCAGACGCTGATCCGCGAAGGCCGGACACTCAACATCTCGCTGGGCGAGGTGGCCGACCGGGTCGGGGTCAGTCGCAGCCTCCTCTACGTCTATTTCGACGGTGTTCCGGCGATCATCGACGCGCTGTTCCTCCAGCATCTGGACCGGCTGGCGGCGCGCGTTCTGCCTGCACTGGATTGCGCACAGGCGGGTTACCGTGAGCGTGCCAGCGCGGCCTATGCCGCCTATCTCGACTACCTGATCGAGAGCGGGCCGATCCTGCAGCTGATCCTGCGCGAACGGCATCAGGACAGTCCGCTCGGCGCGGAGAGCCAGCGGCAGTTTCGCCGCCTGCTGCGGCGCGTTGCCGAGGATACGCGCCGTGCGCTCAGCCTGGCGCCGCGCGAGGCTTTCGTCCTGCTCGAACTCACCGCCGGGATACCCGAGGCGCTGGCGCGTCTGGTGCGCGGTGGCGAGATCGACCGGGATACGGCCCATGCGACCTGCCGACGGCTGGTCACCGCCTCGGTAGACGGGTTCGCTGTCGCCCCGACGACCTAGCTGGCTTCCGTGGCGAGGGTGTCGCCGCTGTGGACCCCGGCCATTATCACGGTGAGGCAGATTTCCTCGACCATCGCGAAGGGCGCGCGCCTGCTGGCGACGATACCGCCCGCCTTCAGACTGACCGCAGCCAGTGCGGCGGTCGATGCGCGCGCGCTCTGCAGGTCCATCTTGCGCTTTCCGACCAGCTGCTGGAGGATCGGCGCGCGCGCCGCATTGCTCTGCGCGACCCATTCGGGCTTCAGCGCATCGCGGACCTCGGGCGTGCGCAGCAGCATTTGCAGCAAGGGCCCGCGCTGCGCAGCTTCGTGCAGATAGCCGATGGTCGAAAGCATCACCCGGGTCTGATGGTTCGTGCCGCGCGCGATCCGCTTGCGCCGCTGGGTTTCCTGGGTCGCGATCTCGCGCCGCGCGAGCGCCAGCAGCAGCTCGGTCCGTCCGCCGAAGCAGTTGTGAACCTGGGTCTCGCTGATCCCGGCAAGCCGCGCGACCTCGCGGATCGTCACCGCCGACAGCCCTTCCTTGAGCGCAAGCTGGCTGGCCGTGTCCATCAGGTGCTGGCGCCGCTCCTCGGCCGACATGCGCGTGCGGGTGCCGGGCGACTTGCGTGGCTGCCGTTGGCCGAGGGCGAAGGTCTCGCTCAGGCCGATCGGGGCGGGGGGCAGGTCGGGGCGCGGGTCGCGCGCGGATGCGCTGCGGGTCCAGTGCGATCGCGGCGGGCGCGGAATGTCGAGCCGGTCGCAGATCTTGGCGAGGCCATTGCCGGTCAGGCCATAGCGGGCGGCGACCGACCCCATGGGTTCGGACCATATTCGTTCGAACAGCTCGGCGCGGGTCAGTTCCATGGTCGCTTGGATATTCCCATCGTCACCGGTGTGTCCAGCCGCAGGAGCGCTGCGCGCCGATCGCCAGCCTGACACACCTGACACACTGTCCAGGGGGAGAAAACGTCCCCTTCCGGGGGTGCGCCTTTCGAATCCGGTCTCCGGCCATCCGGTGCAGCCCGTCCTAGCGCGAATGGCGAGCTGTAGGACAGCGCCCCGGTGGCTCCGCTGCCCGCACATGCCGCGGGTGGGCGTCATGGCATGTGCAGGCTTGTAAAAAATCCGTCTCGATATCGTAC
This genomic window contains:
- a CDS encoding MmgE/PrpD family protein, with product MSEGIDRGMTRRGLIKAGSAAGALAVSAPALAARQATVAPVSGAPEWREITPALTGYIAGAASHSIPAAIRERARLHVLDTLAAIVACQPLEAAKLGRRYAVAMSPGGGSPILASRETASPVDAVFASAMTAHAAEINDFIPSAYVQPGPAIVPTALEAARLKKRTGADLVGAVTAGYEIAGRLPKAIGTRNLYLAGLANHGVAPTFGAAAAAAPLLGLSAGQVDHMLAYCAQQASGSWQWLLDVRHVEKAFVFGGMGARNGLQAAMMAKLGFTGVPASFDNESAWFRWRAFQGEGANHASLVDGLHEHYELSLSAMKRYPVGGPTQPAIRALLDLRKSVMPDEVASITVAMPGEAATFERANMPALNIPYLAAIIMLDGRLDFVSAQSLERQESDTAAQAFARKVTVVRDEAQETGEGEDRTESARVTLVRKDGTREERYVPYVPGFPTHPLSKAEVEVKAHELVEPVLGTRKADRLVALCDGLDSVESVDPIIELMRFGSA
- a CDS encoding TetR/AcrR family transcriptional regulator — its product is MEAMPAEGDREQQLLDAAQTLIREGRTLNISLGEVADRVGVSRSLLYVYFDGVPAIIDALFLQHLDRLAARVLPALDCAQAGYRERASAAYAAYLDYLIESGPILQLILRERHQDSPLGAESQRQFRRLLRRVAEDTRRALSLAPREAFVLLELTAGIPEALARLVRGGEIDRDTAHATCRRLVTASVDGFAVAPTT
- a CDS encoding TetR/AcrR family transcriptional regulator, with amino-acid sequence MELTRAELFERIWSEPMGSVAARYGLTGNGLAKICDRLDIPRPPRSHWTRSASARDPRPDLPPAPIGLSETFALGQRQPRKSPGTRTRMSAEERRQHLMDTASQLALKEGLSAVTIREVARLAGISETQVHNCFGGRTELLLALARREIATQETQRRKRIARGTNHQTRVMLSTIGYLHEAAQRGPLLQMLLRTPEVRDALKPEWVAQSNAARAPILQQLVGKRKMDLQSARASTAALAAVSLKAGGIVASRRAPFAMVEEICLTVIMAGVHSGDTLATEAS